A single genomic interval of Spinacia oleracea cultivar Varoflay chromosome 6, BTI_SOV_V1, whole genome shotgun sequence harbors:
- the LOC110802765 gene encoding structural maintenance of chromosomes flexible hinge domain-containing protein GMI1 isoform X3 — protein MVCPISVVRVCFIRIQMFGLALVCVEVDEDKISVFDTGPGMDGSDEKSIVKWGKMGASVHRSTKKLAVGGKPPFLTVFA, from the exons ATGGTTTGTCCGATTTCAGTGGTTAGGGTTTGCTTTATTCGAATTCAGATGTTTGGCTTGGCTTTGGTATG TGTTGAAGTTGACGAGGATAAAATTTCTGTATTTGATACTGGCCCTGGAATGGATGGAAGCGATGAGAAATCAATAGTGAAATG GGGCAAAATGGGTGCTTCAGTTCACAGATCTACGAAAAAACTTGCTGTTGGTGGAAAACCTCCATTTCTTACG GTGTTTGCATGA
- the LOC110802765 gene encoding uncharacterized protein isoform X2, with translation MVGLVPSDYEAQMRTSEDLGFDCSISVVNWGFLCSNSDVRLGFGMVCPISVVRVCFIRIQMFGLALVCVEVDEDKISVFDTGPGMDGSDEKSIVKWGKMGASVHRSTKKLAVGGKPPFLTVFA, from the exons ATGGTGGGTCTTGTTCCTTCTGACTATGAGGCGCAAATGAGAACATCAGAggatttagggtttgattgtTCGATTTCAGTGGTTAATTGGGGGTTTCTGTGTTCGAATTCAGATGTCAGGCTTGGCTTTGGTATGGTTTGTCCGATTTCAGTGGTTAGGGTTTGCTTTATTCGAATTCAGATGTTTGGCTTGGCTTTGGTATG TGTTGAAGTTGACGAGGATAAAATTTCTGTATTTGATACTGGCCCTGGAATGGATGGAAGCGATGAGAAATCAATAGTGAAATG GGGCAAAATGGGTGCTTCAGTTCACAGATCTACGAAAAAACTTGCTGTTGGTGGAAAACCTCCATTTCTTACG GTGTTTGCATGA
- the LOC110802765 gene encoding uncharacterized protein isoform X1 encodes MSSTKYFQKYWQHLVSKIRFSFLFSFTFPPLLPSSSCSFLIPASPLLFVLLLSHSCFSSSAGNSVHRHCFSSSAAEALMSGLALVWFVRFQWLGFALFEFRCLAWLCVEVDEDKISVFDTGPGMDGSDEKSIVKWGKMGASVHRSTKKLAVGGKPPFLTVFA; translated from the exons ATGAGCAGCACAAAATATTTCCaaaaatattggcagcacttggtTTCTAAAATTagattttcgtttttattttcaTTCACTTTCCCGCCTCTGCTTCCCTCCTCTTCGTGCTCCTTCCTCATCCCTGCTTCCCCTCTTCTCTTTGTTCTCCTTCTTTCTCATTCTTGCTTCTCTTCCTCGGCCGGCAACTCTGTTCATCGGCACTGCTTCTCTTCCTCGGCGGCAGAGGCTCTA ATGTCAGGCTTGGCTTTGGTATGGTTTGTCCGATTTCAGTGGTTAGGGTTTGCTTTATTCGAATTCAGATGTTTGGCTTGGCTTTG TGTTGAAGTTGACGAGGATAAAATTTCTGTATTTGATACTGGCCCTGGAATGGATGGAAGCGATGAGAAATCAATAGTGAAATG GGGCAAAATGGGTGCTTCAGTTCACAGATCTACGAAAAAACTTGCTGTTGGTGGAAAACCTCCATTTCTTACG GTGTTTGCATGA